From Marivirga harenae, one genomic window encodes:
- a CDS encoding alpha/beta hydrolase family protein: MQSESLFIEKENYKLHLKRFYKNENAPSVLLVHGSIEDGKIFYSKSGKGFAPFLAENGFDVFVADLRGRGKSSPHPSPDNNFGHASAFEEDIPDVIEKIRTTTGKEPEHWVSHSWGGVHLMAYLAKNEAPSLKSMIFFGSKRDIRVWNLKKFLIVDLIWFGFCTFLAKTKGYLPARRYKIGSADEAKDYFLEVNKWVRSRNWKDLRDGFDYANALQNKQLPPILSITGASDRQIGHPVDCRRLLKEIGDQDNFKFKVIGKKQGYKHDYDHINLLTHKDAKDDHFQEVLEWLKDSTI, encoded by the coding sequence ATGCAATCAGAAAGTCTATTTATTGAAAAGGAAAACTACAAGCTACACCTCAAGCGGTTTTATAAAAATGAAAATGCGCCCTCCGTATTATTAGTCCATGGAAGTATAGAAGACGGTAAAATCTTCTACTCCAAATCAGGTAAAGGTTTTGCTCCCTTTTTAGCTGAAAATGGCTTTGATGTTTTTGTGGCAGACTTAAGAGGCAGAGGAAAAAGCAGTCCCCATCCAAGCCCTGACAATAATTTCGGTCATGCCTCTGCTTTCGAAGAAGACATTCCTGATGTCATTGAAAAAATAAGAACTACTACCGGAAAAGAGCCAGAGCATTGGGTTTCCCACAGCTGGGGAGGTGTACACTTAATGGCTTACCTGGCAAAAAATGAAGCCCCCTCGTTAAAATCTATGATATTTTTTGGCAGTAAGAGAGATATCAGGGTCTGGAATCTCAAAAAGTTCTTGATAGTAGATTTAATATGGTTTGGCTTTTGTACATTCCTTGCTAAAACAAAAGGCTATCTGCCTGCCAGAAGATATAAAATAGGCAGTGCTGATGAGGCAAAAGATTATTTCCTTGAAGTAAACAAATGGGTGCGTTCTCGAAACTGGAAAGACCTTAGAGACGGTTTTGATTATGCAAATGCCTTGCAAAATAAACAGCTACCGCCCATTCTTTCCATCACGGGCGCAAGTGATCGGCAAATCGGTCATCCTGTAGATTGCAGGAGATTACTAAAAGAAATAGGTGACCAAGATAATTTTAAATTTAAAGTTATTGGCAAAAAGCAGGGCTACAAACATGACTATGACCATATCAATTTACTGACACACAAAGATGCTAAAGATGATCATTTTCAAGAGGTTTTGGAGTGGTTGAAGGACAGTACTATATAA